One window from the genome of Metabacillus flavus encodes:
- a CDS encoding aldo/keto reductase, with protein MVKSLQETTTLHNGVKMPWFGLGVWKVEDGNEVVSSVKAAIKAGYRSIDTAAAYKNEEGVGQAIKDSGIPREELFITTKLWNADQGYDSALKAFEDSMEKLGLDYLDLYLIHWPVEGKYKDSWKAMEKLYKDGKIKAIGVSNFQVHHLEDLMKDAEVVPMVNQIEFHPKLSQEKVRAFCKENSIQVEAWSPLMQGQLFEEPVLKEIAEKHGKSVAHVILRWDIQSGVVTIPKSVKEHRIQGNADIFDFELTQEDMEKIDALNEDKRVGPDPDNFDF; from the coding sequence ATGGTTAAAAGTTTACAGGAAACCACCACACTTCATAATGGAGTGAAAATGCCATGGTTCGGTCTTGGTGTTTGGAAAGTAGAAGACGGGAACGAAGTGGTAAGCTCCGTAAAAGCTGCCATCAAAGCAGGATACCGCAGCATCGATACTGCAGCGGCATATAAAAATGAAGAAGGCGTTGGACAGGCTATTAAGGATAGCGGAATTCCCCGCGAAGAACTCTTCATTACAACAAAATTGTGGAATGCGGACCAAGGATATGATTCCGCACTAAAAGCATTCGAAGACAGCATGGAAAAATTGGGTCTGGATTATTTGGATCTCTATTTAATTCATTGGCCTGTTGAAGGAAAATACAAAGACTCCTGGAAAGCAATGGAGAAGCTTTACAAGGACGGCAAAATCAAAGCAATCGGAGTCAGCAACTTCCAGGTTCATCATTTGGAAGACTTAATGAAGGACGCTGAAGTGGTGCCGATGGTCAACCAAATTGAGTTCCATCCGAAGCTTTCACAGGAAAAAGTCCGGGCATTCTGTAAAGAAAACAGCATCCAGGTGGAAGCATGGTCTCCTTTAATGCAAGGGCAATTATTTGAGGAACCGGTTTTGAAGGAAATTGCTGAAAAACACGGTAAGTCCGTGGCACACGTTATTCTCCGCTGGGATATTCAAAGCGGTGTCGTGACCATTCCTAAATCCGTTAAAGAACACCGCATTCAAGGAAATGCCGATATCTTTGATTTTGAACTGACTCAAGAGGACATGGAAAAAATCGACGCGTTGAATGAAGACAAGCGGGTAGGTCCAGATCCTGATAACTTTGATTTCTAA
- a CDS encoding RluA family pseudouridine synthase → MRKRGTWLEYKVTDLAPVYVNEFLIQTAGASKGVIHHYRKANGLKVNGTILSAENPLVHNGDVVSLEVFKAEKNDIVSEFMELDILFEDDHIIAINKPAGMKTHPNSPGETGTLANALAFYYMMQGEDAAVRHVHRLDEDTSGAILFAKHALAQAIMDKALQEHLISRTYIAAVQGEPKPKKGTISQPIGKDRHHPSKRRVSPGGQPAVTHYEMVQSSSSAAVLKVQLETGRTHQIRVHLSHIGNPIIGDRLYGTPSDLIERQALHAARIRFHHPITNEKIDLTAPFPADMKRWKP, encoded by the coding sequence ATGAGAAAAAGAGGTACATGGCTTGAGTATAAAGTGACTGATCTTGCACCTGTATATGTGAATGAATTCTTGATTCAAACAGCCGGTGCGTCAAAAGGAGTCATTCATCATTACCGTAAAGCAAACGGCTTAAAGGTTAATGGAACAATTCTTAGTGCGGAAAATCCGCTCGTCCATAATGGCGACGTTGTCAGCCTTGAGGTTTTTAAGGCAGAGAAGAATGATATCGTTTCAGAATTCATGGAGCTTGATATTTTGTTTGAAGATGATCATATAATTGCTATAAATAAACCGGCAGGCATGAAGACCCACCCGAATTCTCCTGGAGAAACCGGCACACTCGCGAATGCTCTTGCTTTTTACTACATGATGCAGGGAGAGGATGCTGCGGTTCGCCATGTTCATCGGCTTGATGAGGATACGTCAGGGGCGATTTTATTTGCGAAGCATGCCCTCGCACAGGCTATTATGGATAAGGCCCTGCAGGAGCATTTGATTTCCCGCACCTATATTGCGGCTGTTCAAGGAGAGCCGAAACCTAAGAAAGGGACGATTTCCCAGCCCATCGGGAAAGATCGCCATCACCCCTCTAAAAGAAGGGTATCTCCCGGAGGCCAGCCTGCTGTTACCCATTATGAAATGGTGCAGAGCAGTTCTTCCGCAGCCGTTTTAAAGGTTCAGCTTGAAACCGGAAGAACACATCAAATCCGGGTACATCTAAGTCATATCGGGAACCCGATAATTGGAGACAGGCTATACGGAACTCCTTCAGACTTAATAGAAAGACAAGCACTGCATGCAGCACGCATCCGCTTTCACCATCCTATTACAAATGAAAAAATCGATTTAACCGCTCCGTTTCCTGCTGACATGAAACGATGGAAACCTTAA
- a CDS encoding DUF5365 family protein — MKIVTASTDEQEQHIEELIEEMYKEVFPIYFSDETIGQFEKMSVLKPTEETMIYNGTLKEAFEIMSSLQTLIAVLKHADEQEKQEYAGLYDRNREILGRYGYDLPLSISDFLTAGGQRNLFSRYTRAANKYLI, encoded by the coding sequence ATGAAAATCGTAACAGCATCGACAGACGAACAGGAACAGCACATCGAAGAACTGATTGAAGAAATGTACAAAGAAGTCTTCCCAATCTACTTCTCGGATGAAACCATCGGGCAATTTGAAAAAATGTCCGTCCTGAAACCAACTGAAGAAACCATGATTTACAACGGAACGTTAAAAGAAGCTTTCGAAATTATGTCCAGCCTTCAAACCTTAATCGCCGTTCTCAAACACGCAGACGAGCAAGAAAAACAGGAATACGCCGGTCTGTACGACCGAAACCGTGAAATACTTGGCCGCTATGGCTATGATCTCCCACTGAGCATCAGCGATTTTTTAACCGCCGGCGGCCAGCGGAACCTATTCAGCCGCTACACACGAGCCGCCAATAAATATTTGATATGA
- a CDS encoding thioredoxin family protein: MKKVIIFAAIFIVLFGALAFFTNYQKQETAKGNPYGKTTLDPSTEALLDDPNYQNNILPDELDKKIKSGEDFIVYFYASDCPHCKRTTPELMPLAKDMNINIDQFNLKEFPDYWDTYGITGTPTLVHYKNGKEADASEGEKTKAELEPLLKEWSGK; the protein is encoded by the coding sequence TTGAAGAAAGTCATAATTTTCGCCGCTATCTTTATTGTTCTATTCGGGGCACTAGCCTTTTTCACCAACTATCAAAAACAAGAAACCGCCAAAGGCAATCCATACGGAAAAACCACATTGGATCCATCCACCGAAGCCCTATTGGATGACCCGAACTATCAAAACAACATCTTGCCTGACGAACTCGATAAAAAAATTAAAAGCGGCGAAGACTTCATCGTCTATTTCTACGCATCCGACTGTCCTCACTGCAAGCGTACAACCCCGGAGCTTATGCCGCTTGCTAAAGACATGAACATCAACATTGACCAGTTTAACCTGAAAGAATTCCCTGACTACTGGGACACATACGGCATCACTGGAACGCCAACACTCGTCCACTATAAAAACGGAAAAGAAGCAGATGCTTCCGAAGGCGAAAAAACAAAAGCAGAGCTGGAACCGCTACTGAAAGAATGGTCAGGCAAATGA
- a CDS encoding disulfide oxidoreductase translates to MPENKSLENWLLFAWIASFASTLGSLYFSEIVGFVPCDLCWYQRILMYPQVIILGIAIAKKDYSIALYSLILSSIGALISIYHYSLQKIPFLADHAGSCGRIPCTGEYINWLGFITIPFLALIGFTMIIISSIMILKIRKAGR, encoded by the coding sequence ATGCCTGAAAATAAATCACTTGAAAATTGGCTATTATTTGCTTGGATCGCTTCCTTCGCATCCACTCTTGGCAGTCTGTACTTCTCTGAAATCGTCGGTTTTGTACCATGCGATCTATGCTGGTATCAGAGAATTCTGATGTATCCCCAAGTCATTATACTTGGAATCGCTATAGCGAAGAAAGACTACAGCATCGCTCTATACAGCCTGATTCTCTCAAGCATCGGCGCACTTATTTCCATCTATCATTACAGCCTGCAGAAAATACCCTTTTTGGCAGACCACGCAGGATCCTGCGGAAGAATTCCCTGCACAGGCGAATACATTAACTGGCTCGGTTTCATCACCATTCCATTCCTTGCCTTAATCGGTTTTACAATGATTATCATCTCAAGCATCATGATTTTGAAAATAAGAAAGGCAGGTCGCTAA
- a CDS encoding LacI family DNA-binding transcriptional regulator — protein MRPTIKDVAKQSGVSVATVSRIVNGLPGYSPETRKKVMRVIEELGYKPNAVARNLVSRKTSTIGVLLPQLSSHFAAKLLQGIEDEAHTRRYSVVICNTDSNGKRTQDYLELLREKQVEGILFASELLTEEYAGTLQGFGIPAAVIATTSHVPSIPFIKVDDEAASYSAVQFLIKKGHQRIGMISGTKHDPISGTPRINGLKKAFIENGIPFEEGLIEYGDFGFKSGYEAMKRLYQKNPEMTAVFAASDEMALGILSFCYEKGMKVPEELSVIGYDDTDIATMSIPPLTTVHQPIQEMGTEAVRMLMKMIDGNQPESKLMSYRITERASVKNLT, from the coding sequence TTGAGACCGACAATTAAAGATGTGGCCAAGCAATCAGGGGTATCTGTTGCTACTGTTTCCAGAATTGTGAATGGACTTCCGGGCTATTCACCTGAAACAAGGAAAAAGGTCATGAGGGTTATTGAAGAACTGGGTTATAAACCGAACGCAGTAGCAAGGAATTTAGTTAGCCGGAAGACAAGTACGATCGGGGTTTTGCTGCCGCAGCTTTCAAGCCATTTTGCAGCCAAGCTGCTCCAGGGGATTGAAGATGAAGCCCATACTAGGCGGTATAGTGTAGTAATCTGCAATACAGATTCCAACGGAAAAAGAACACAGGATTACTTGGAACTACTGAGGGAGAAACAAGTTGAAGGCATATTATTCGCGAGTGAATTATTGACAGAAGAATATGCCGGAACCCTGCAGGGATTTGGTATTCCCGCGGCCGTTATTGCTACAACGTCCCATGTGCCTTCCATCCCTTTTATAAAAGTAGATGACGAAGCAGCCTCATACTCAGCTGTTCAATTTTTGATAAAAAAAGGCCATCAAAGAATTGGGATGATCAGCGGGACGAAACATGACCCGATATCGGGCACACCAAGGATTAACGGCTTGAAAAAAGCGTTTATTGAAAACGGTATTCCATTTGAAGAAGGACTTATTGAATACGGTGATTTCGGCTTTAAGAGCGGGTATGAAGCAATGAAACGGCTGTATCAAAAAAATCCGGAGATGACCGCTGTTTTTGCAGCCAGTGATGAGATGGCGCTTGGAATATTATCCTTCTGCTATGAAAAAGGAATGAAAGTCCCGGAAGAGTTATCGGTAATTGGCTACGATGATACGGATATAGCGACCATGTCGATTCCTCCCCTGACGACTGTACACCAGCCTATTCAGGAGATGGGCACGGAAGCGGTTCGTATGCTGATGAAGATGATTGATGGAAATCAGCCGGAAAGCAAGCTAATGTCTTACAGGATAACAGAGAGAGCTTCAGTGAAAAATCTGACATAG
- a CDS encoding glycoside hydrolase family 13 protein, translating to MEKNWWKEAVVYQIYPRSFMDSNGDGIGDIRGIISKLDYLKELGVDVVWLSPVYQSPNDDNGYDISDYRNIMDEFGTMADWDEMLREMHDRGIKLVMDLVVNHSSDEHAWFAESRQSKDNPYRDYYIWRPGKDGKEPNNWESVFSGSAWQYDEATDEYFLHLFSKKQPDLNWENPQLRNEIYDMMKFWLDKGIDGFRMDVINFISKEEGLPDAENPEERPFAPGGQHFMNGPRIHEFLKEMNKEVLSHYDVMTVGEMPGVSPEEGILYTDAERNELNMVFQFEHMDLDTEPGKSKWHTKPLDLRDLKHSLSRWQKGMQGKGWNSLYWNNHDQPRIVSRFGDDRTYRVESAKMLATCLHMMQGTPYIYQGEEFGMTNVRFESIQQYKDIETLNMYKERVIENKEDSAEVMNSIYIKGRDNARTPIQWDDSENGGFTQGTPWIGVNPNYKEINAKAAAADPSSIFHYYKNLIKLRKNHEIIVYGSYELILEEDPEIFAFIREYNGEKLLVTANFSGNNPEFRLPEGLELKEPELLVANYEGQPEGTCEGFTMRPWEARVYKF from the coding sequence ATGGAGAAAAATTGGTGGAAAGAAGCTGTTGTTTATCAAATTTATCCGCGCAGTTTTATGGATAGCAATGGGGATGGGATTGGCGATATCAGGGGCATCATTTCTAAGCTTGATTATTTGAAGGAGCTTGGTGTAGATGTGGTGTGGCTTTCGCCGGTTTATCAGTCACCGAACGATGATAACGGCTATGATATAAGCGATTACCGGAACATTATGGACGAATTCGGTACAATGGCTGACTGGGATGAGATGCTAAGGGAAATGCATGACCGCGGGATTAAGCTTGTGATGGATCTTGTCGTTAACCACTCTTCGGATGAGCATGCCTGGTTTGCGGAATCACGCCAATCTAAAGATAATCCGTATCGGGACTATTACATATGGCGTCCTGGTAAAGATGGCAAGGAACCGAACAACTGGGAGTCGGTATTCAGCGGGTCAGCCTGGCAGTATGATGAAGCGACGGACGAATATTTTCTTCATCTGTTTTCAAAAAAACAGCCGGATCTGAATTGGGAGAATCCGCAGCTTCGCAATGAAATTTACGATATGATGAAGTTCTGGCTGGATAAAGGGATTGATGGATTCCGAATGGATGTCATCAACTTTATCTCGAAGGAAGAGGGTCTGCCTGATGCAGAGAATCCTGAAGAACGGCCATTTGCACCGGGCGGTCAGCATTTCATGAACGGGCCGCGCATTCACGAATTTTTAAAAGAAATGAACAAGGAAGTTCTCTCTCACTATGATGTGATGACGGTTGGAGAAATGCCTGGTGTGTCCCCTGAAGAAGGCATTCTTTATACAGATGCTGAGCGCAATGAACTGAACATGGTATTCCAGTTTGAGCATATGGATCTTGATACGGAGCCAGGGAAAAGCAAGTGGCATACGAAGCCGCTTGATCTTCGTGATTTAAAGCATTCTTTATCACGCTGGCAAAAAGGCATGCAGGGCAAGGGCTGGAACAGCCTTTACTGGAACAATCATGATCAGCCTCGAATCGTTTCCCGGTTCGGAGATGACCGGACCTATCGCGTGGAGTCAGCCAAAATGCTTGCTACCTGTCTTCACATGATGCAGGGAACTCCTTATATTTATCAGGGAGAAGAGTTCGGTATGACAAACGTCCGTTTTGAATCCATCCAGCAATATAAAGATATTGAAACGCTGAATATGTATAAAGAGCGTGTCATTGAGAACAAAGAAGATTCGGCAGAAGTGATGAATTCCATCTACATTAAAGGGCGCGATAATGCGAGAACTCCTATTCAGTGGGATGATTCGGAAAATGGCGGCTTTACGCAGGGAACACCGTGGATTGGGGTCAATCCTAATTATAAAGAGATCAATGCCAAGGCAGCGGCGGCGGATCCCTCCTCGATTTTCCATTATTATAAAAACCTGATTAAACTAAGAAAGAATCATGAAATTATTGTTTACGGTTCCTATGAGCTGATTTTGGAGGAAGACCCGGAGATTTTCGCCTTTATTCGAGAATACAATGGGGAAAAACTTCTTGTTACAGCAAATTTCTCGGGAAATAATCCAGAGTTTCGACTTCCAGAAGGTTTGGAACTTAAGGAACCGGAGCTGCTTGTCGCCAATTATGAAGGACAGCCTGAAGGGACTTGCGAAGGTTTTACAATGAGACCTTGGGAAGCAAGAGTATATAAATTCTAA
- a CDS encoding CBS domain-containing protein: MNTVNNIMSKNVASVTSSQSIQEAAQLMSQHNVGSIPVVENGQMKGIITDRDITLRTTAEGRDSNTKVSDVMTSQVVSGRSDMSYEEASQLMAKNQIRRLPIVENNNLVGMVALGDLSVNQLSNESAGSALSNISDQDNQHK; this comes from the coding sequence ATGAATACAGTTAACAATATTATGTCAAAAAATGTTGCAAGTGTAACGTCCAGCCAATCCATTCAGGAGGCAGCTCAACTGATGAGCCAGCACAATGTTGGGTCCATTCCAGTTGTAGAGAATGGTCAAATGAAAGGGATTATTACGGATCGTGATATTACGCTTCGAACAACAGCTGAAGGCAGAGACTCCAATACGAAGGTGTCAGATGTGATGACATCTCAAGTAGTTTCAGGCCGTTCTGATATGAGCTATGAGGAAGCATCCCAGCTAATGGCTAAGAACCAGATCCGCCGTTTGCCGATTGTGGAAAATAACAATCTTGTCGGCATGGTTGCCCTTGGCGATCTTTCTGTGAATCAGCTATCAAATGAATCAGCAGGAAGCGCCCTTTCGAACATCTCTGACCAGGATAATCAGCATAAATAA
- a CDS encoding HAD family hydrolase, with amino-acid sequence MYKAIVFDFDGLILDTETLHYEVLQEMFKEQGSSLPLDLWVQGVGTQSGFKPFTYLEEQLKKTVDHTALQKDRENRFSERISKELARPGVEEYLAAAKELGYKIGLASSSDYKWVSTHLKNIGLFEYFECIRTSDDVEEVKPNPDLYLKTAECLGVKPEECIAFEDSAHGSLAAKRAGMACVIVPNKITGGLEFGEMDHRLESMAELEFKLLVEKLENRRNV; translated from the coding sequence TTGTATAAAGCGATTGTGTTTGATTTTGACGGTTTAATTTTGGATACGGAAACCCTTCACTACGAAGTGCTCCAGGAGATGTTTAAGGAGCAGGGCTCCAGTCTTCCTCTTGACCTTTGGGTACAAGGGGTCGGCACTCAATCCGGATTTAAGCCATTTACATATTTGGAAGAACAGCTGAAAAAAACGGTTGACCACACTGCACTTCAGAAAGACAGAGAGAATCGTTTCAGTGAGCGAATCAGCAAGGAACTGGCGAGACCGGGAGTTGAGGAATACCTGGCTGCAGCGAAGGAGCTTGGCTATAAAATCGGTCTTGCCTCCAGCTCTGATTATAAATGGGTCAGCACCCATCTGAAAAATATCGGCTTGTTTGAATATTTTGAGTGCATCAGAACAAGTGATGATGTCGAAGAAGTGAAGCCAAATCCCGATCTTTATTTGAAAACAGCTGAATGCCTCGGTGTCAAACCGGAGGAATGCATTGCTTTTGAGGATTCTGCACACGGTTCGCTCGCTGCAAAACGGGCGGGAATGGCCTGTGTCATTGTTCCGAATAAAATCACAGGCGGTCTTGAGTTTGGAGAAATGGATCACCGGCTAGAATCGATGGCAGAACTGGAGTTTAAGCTGCTCGTTGAAAAATTGGAAAATAGAAGGAACGTTTAA
- a CDS encoding bifunctional GNAT family N-acetyltransferase/carbon-nitrogen hydrolase family protein, which yields MTEKLDLSKFEKKMIIRNIQHKDIDEIISMQRKCFPGMDPWKREHLESHLEHFPEGQFCAEFEGQIIGSCSSLLVNFDEYDDRHTWDDITDNGYITNHNPDGYNLYGIEVMVDPEFRRMSIGYRLYEARKEFARLQNLKSIIIGGRIPNFHKHAGELTPREYVEEVIHHRIYDPVLSFQLMNGFTLMRINPSYLPDDQASNQYATLMEWNNVDYQPNTKRYYKTSFPVRICVVQYMMKQIESFDEFAKQSEYYVDVASDADADFAVFPELFTTQLMSFGHDKTPSQAIRRLTEFTEDYISLFTDLAVKYNINIIGGSHVVEEDDGDIYNIAYLFRRDGTIEKQYKIHITPNERKWWGISAGDQVKVFDTDCGKIAIQICYDIEFPELARIATDMGAKIIFTPFCTEDRQGYLRVRYCAQARAVENQVYTVISGTVGNLPQTENMDIQYAQSAIFAPSDFEYARDGIVGECNPNIEMVVIGDVDLEILRRQRQSGTVRQLKDRRRDLYSLQYKNR from the coding sequence ATGACCGAAAAATTGGACTTATCTAAATTTGAAAAGAAAATGATTATCCGCAATATACAGCATAAAGACATTGATGAAATCATTAGCATGCAGCGAAAATGCTTTCCAGGGATGGATCCCTGGAAAAGGGAGCATCTTGAAAGCCATTTGGAGCATTTCCCGGAGGGCCAGTTTTGTGCGGAATTTGAAGGGCAAATTATTGGTTCATGCTCCAGTCTGCTTGTGAATTTTGATGAATACGATGACCGCCATACATGGGATGACATTACGGACAACGGCTACATCACAAATCATAATCCCGATGGCTATAATTTATATGGCATTGAAGTCATGGTTGATCCGGAGTTCAGGAGGATGAGCATTGGCTACCGCCTTTATGAGGCCCGAAAGGAATTTGCCCGCCTTCAAAATTTAAAAAGCATCATCATTGGAGGGCGAATCCCCAATTTCCATAAGCATGCTGGCGAGCTGACGCCGCGGGAATATGTGGAGGAGGTTATTCACCACCGCATATATGACCCGGTTCTTTCATTCCAGTTAATGAATGGGTTCACTCTAATGAGGATTAATCCGAGCTATTTGCCGGATGATCAGGCATCGAACCAATATGCAACGTTGATGGAGTGGAACAACGTAGACTATCAGCCGAACACAAAACGGTACTATAAAACGTCATTCCCTGTCCGGATCTGTGTTGTGCAATACATGATGAAGCAAATCGAGTCCTTTGATGAGTTTGCGAAACAGTCCGAGTATTATGTGGATGTCGCCTCTGATGCTGACGCTGATTTTGCCGTGTTCCCTGAGCTTTTTACAACCCAGCTTATGTCTTTCGGCCATGATAAAACGCCAAGCCAGGCAATCAGAAGGCTGACGGAGTTCACGGAGGATTACATTTCTCTGTTCACGGACCTTGCCGTGAAGTACAACATCAATATTATCGGCGGTTCCCACGTAGTTGAAGAGGATGATGGCGATATTTATAACATTGCCTACCTGTTTAGACGGGACGGGACAATTGAAAAACAATACAAAATTCACATCACGCCGAATGAACGCAAGTGGTGGGGGATCAGTGCAGGAGATCAGGTGAAGGTGTTTGACACAGACTGCGGAAAAATTGCCATTCAAATCTGCTATGACATCGAGTTTCCTGAGCTCGCAAGAATTGCAACAGATATGGGGGCAAAAATCATTTTCACTCCATTCTGTACAGAAGACCGTCAAGGCTATCTGAGGGTACGCTACTGTGCACAGGCCCGAGCGGTTGAAAATCAGGTTTATACCGTTATTTCTGGAACGGTAGGAAACCTTCCTCAGACTGAAAATATGGACATCCAGTACGCTCAATCCGCAATTTTTGCTCCATCTGACTTTGAATATGCAAGAGACGGAATTGTCGGAGAATGCAATCCGAATATCGAAATGGTCGTAATCGGGGATGTTGACTTGGAAATTCTAAGAAGACAGCGTCAATCCGGAACAGTACGCCAGCTTAAGGACCGAAGACGTGATCTTTATTCACTGCAGTACAAAAATAGATAA
- a CDS encoding glycerol-3-phosphate responsive antiterminator: MAFEGQTILPAIRNMKQFDQFLSSKYRYGVLLDTHLGQLKGIVKASDQAGKKLLIHVDLIQGLKHDEYAAEFISQEIKPAGLISTRSNVISKTKQRGLIAIQRLFLLDTSALAKSLELIQRMRPDFIEVLPGVVPNLIEEIKKVTDIPILAGGFVKTEQEVQAALKAGAAAVTSSETALWKEMEKNLS, encoded by the coding sequence ATGGCATTTGAAGGGCAGACGATATTGCCTGCAATACGGAATATGAAGCAATTTGATCAGTTTTTAAGCAGCAAGTACAGGTACGGGGTCCTGCTTGATACTCATCTGGGCCAGCTGAAAGGGATTGTCAAGGCTTCCGATCAAGCGGGGAAGAAGTTATTGATCCATGTTGATCTGATTCAAGGATTGAAGCATGACGAGTATGCAGCAGAATTTATCTCCCAGGAAATTAAGCCGGCAGGATTGATTTCGACAAGGTCGAATGTGATTTCCAAAACGAAGCAGCGGGGGCTCATAGCGATTCAGCGGCTGTTTTTACTGGATACGAGCGCACTTGCGAAAAGCCTGGAGCTTATTCAAAGGATGAGGCCGGATTTTATTGAGGTGCTCCCGGGGGTTGTACCGAACCTGATAGAAGAAATCAAAAAGGTGACGGATATCCCAATCCTTGCGGGCGGCTTCGTCAAGACAGAGCAGGAGGTGCAAGCTGCTCTCAAAGCAGGTGCTGCGGCTGTTACAAGTTCAGAGACAGCACTGTGGAAGGAAATGGAGAAAAACTTAAGTTAA
- the glpK gene encoding glycerol kinase GlpK, with the protein MEKYILSLDQGTTSSRAILFNKDAEIVHTAQKEFTQHFPKPGWVEHNANEIWGTVLAVIASALSESNITAEQIAGIGITNQRETTVVWDKNTGQPVYNAIVWQSRQTVPICEELKAQDLNDKFRDKTGLLIDAYFSGTKVKWILDNVEGAREKAEKGDLLFGTIDTWLIWKLSGGKAHVTDYSNASRTLMYNIYDLKWDDELLEILGVPKCMLPEVRPSSEVYGETIDYHFFGNKIPIAGAAGDQQAALFGQACFEKGMAKNTYGTGCFMLMNTGEEAIKSEHGLLTTLAWGVNGKVEYALEGSIFVAGSAIQWLRDGLRMFKDARDSESYASRVESTEGVYVVPAFVGLGTPYWDSDVRGSVFGLTRGTSKEHFVRATLESLAYQSRDVLDAMEADSGITLKTLRVDGGAVKNNFLMEFQSNILGVPVERPEINETTALGSAYLAGLAVGFWKDQSEISDKWAIDRTFEPDMEQEDREELYEGWKKAVNAARAFK; encoded by the coding sequence ATGGAAAAATACATTTTATCTCTTGATCAGGGGACGACGAGCTCGAGGGCGATTCTCTTTAACAAGGATGCAGAAATCGTCCACACAGCACAAAAGGAATTTACACAGCACTTTCCGAAGCCGGGTTGGGTGGAGCATAATGCCAATGAAATTTGGGGCACCGTTCTTGCGGTCATCGCTTCTGCTTTATCTGAATCAAATATTACGGCAGAACAGATTGCCGGAATCGGCATAACCAATCAGCGGGAAACGACTGTGGTATGGGATAAAAATACAGGACAGCCTGTTTATAACGCCATTGTCTGGCAATCCCGCCAGACGGTGCCAATATGCGAAGAATTAAAGGCTCAGGATTTGAATGATAAATTCCGTGACAAAACCGGACTTCTGATTGACGCGTATTTTTCCGGAACAAAAGTAAAGTGGATATTGGACAATGTAGAGGGTGCGCGTGAAAAGGCAGAAAAGGGCGATCTTCTTTTCGGAACCATTGATACATGGCTGATCTGGAAGCTTTCGGGCGGAAAAGCACATGTAACCGATTACTCAAATGCATCCAGAACCCTTATGTACAACATTTACGATTTAAAATGGGATGATGAACTTCTGGAGATCCTCGGTGTGCCAAAATGCATGCTTCCGGAAGTGCGCCCATCCTCTGAAGTTTATGGGGAGACAATCGATTATCACTTCTTCGGGAACAAAATCCCGATTGCCGGAGCAGCAGGAGATCAGCAGGCTGCCTTGTTCGGACAGGCCTGCTTTGAAAAAGGAATGGCAAAAAACACGTATGGAACAGGCTGCTTTATGCTGATGAATACGGGCGAAGAAGCAATAAAATCTGAACATGGCCTGCTTACAACCCTGGCATGGGGGGTAAATGGAAAAGTAGAATACGCTCTCGAAGGAAGTATCTTTGTTGCGGGATCTGCTATCCAATGGCTGCGGGATGGATTGCGCATGTTCAAAGATGCGAGAGACAGCGAATCCTATGCATCACGAGTTGAATCAACAGAGGGTGTTTATGTTGTACCTGCTTTCGTGGGGCTCGGAACTCCATACTGGGACAGTGATGTGAGAGGATCGGTTTTCGGGCTGACACGCGGAACGTCAAAAGAACATTTTGTGCGTGCTACATTAGAATCGCTTGCCTACCAATCGCGTGATGTACTGGATGCAATGGAAGCGGACTCCGGGATCACTCTTAAAACGTTAAGAGTAGACGGAGGAGCAGTAAAGAACAACTTCCTTATGGAATTCCAGAGCAATATCCTTGGTGTGCCGGTTGAACGGCCGGAAATTAATGAAACCACGGCGCTTGGTTCTGCATACCTGGCAGGACTTGCTGTAGGCTTCTGGAAGGACCAATCCGAAATTTCCGATAAATGGGCAATTGACCGCACATTTGAGCCGGATATGGAACAGGAAGATAGGGAAGAATTATACGAGGGCTGGAAAAAAGCAGTAAACGCTGCCAGGGCTTTCAAATAA